One Chanodichthys erythropterus isolate Z2021 chromosome 22, ASM2448905v1, whole genome shotgun sequence DNA window includes the following coding sequences:
- the stom gene encoding erythrocyte band 7 integral membrane protein isoform X2, with protein MEDGRETAAMREQARKDRQIALENTDSDIGLCGWILVLFSILLTLLTLPLSIWMCIKIVKEYERAIIFRLGRILRGGAKGPGLFFILPCTDSFINVDMRTITFDIPPQEVLTKDSVTVSVDGVVYYRVQNATLAVANITNADAATRLLAQTTLRNVLGTKNLSEILSDREEIAHSMQSSLDDATDDWGIKVERVEIKDVKLPLQLQRAMAAEAEASREARAKVIAAEGEMNASRALKEASLVIAESPSALQLRYLQTLNTIAAEKNSTIIFPLPIDMMQSFLKH; from the exons ATGGAAGATGGCAGGGAAACAGCTGCAATGAGAGAGCAAGCAAGGAAGGATCGACAAATAG CCTTGGAGAACACAGACAGTGACATTGGCTTGTGTGGATGGATCCTGGTGCTTTTCTCCATCCTGCTCACGTTGCTGACCCTGCCTCTTTCCATATGGATGTGCATTAAG ATAGTGAAGGAATATGAAAGGGCAATTATCTTTCGTCTGGGACGCATTTTACGAGGAGGAGCCAAAGGACCAg GTCTTTTCTTCATCTTGCCGTGCACAGACAGCTTTATCAATGTGGATATGCGTACCATCACCTTTGATATCCCCCCTCAGGAG GTGCTGACAAAGGACTCTGTGACAGTGAGTGTAGATGGTGTCGTTTACTACCGTGTTCAAAACGCAACACTGGCAGTAGCCAACATCACCAATGCTGATGCGGCCACTCGTCTGTTGGCACAGACCACCCTGAGGAATGTGCTGGGTACAAAGAACCTATCAGAGATCCTTTCTGACCGTGAAGAAATCGCCCATAGTATGCAG TCCTCACTAGATGATGCCACAGATGACTGGGGTATTAAAGTGGAACGTGTGGAGATTAAGGATGTCAAACTGCCCCTGCAGCTCCAGAGGGCCATGGCGGCCGAGGCTGAAGCGTCCAGAGAGGCCAGAGCTAAG GTGATAGCCGCAGAGGGAGAAATGAATGCGTCACGGGCACTGAAGGAGGCATCTCTGGTGATCGCGGAGTCTCCCTCAGCTTTGCAGCTGCGCTACCTCCAGACCCTCAACACCATCGCAGCCGAGAAGAACTCCACCATCATTTTCCCCCTGCCCATTGACATGATGCAGTCCTTCCTGAAGCACTGA
- the stom gene encoding erythrocyte band 7 integral membrane protein isoform X1, translated as MEDGRETAAMREQARKDRQIDRWCHAIDDTPALENTDSDIGLCGWILVLFSILLTLLTLPLSIWMCIKIVKEYERAIIFRLGRILRGGAKGPGLFFILPCTDSFINVDMRTITFDIPPQEVLTKDSVTVSVDGVVYYRVQNATLAVANITNADAATRLLAQTTLRNVLGTKNLSEILSDREEIAHSMQSSLDDATDDWGIKVERVEIKDVKLPLQLQRAMAAEAEASREARAKVIAAEGEMNASRALKEASLVIAESPSALQLRYLQTLNTIAAEKNSTIIFPLPIDMMQSFLKH; from the exons ATGGAAGATGGCAGGGAAACAGCTGCAATGAGAGAGCAAGCAAGGAAGGATCGACAAATAG ATCGATGGTGTCACGCAATTGATGATACTCCAG CCTTGGAGAACACAGACAGTGACATTGGCTTGTGTGGATGGATCCTGGTGCTTTTCTCCATCCTGCTCACGTTGCTGACCCTGCCTCTTTCCATATGGATGTGCATTAAG ATAGTGAAGGAATATGAAAGGGCAATTATCTTTCGTCTGGGACGCATTTTACGAGGAGGAGCCAAAGGACCAg GTCTTTTCTTCATCTTGCCGTGCACAGACAGCTTTATCAATGTGGATATGCGTACCATCACCTTTGATATCCCCCCTCAGGAG GTGCTGACAAAGGACTCTGTGACAGTGAGTGTAGATGGTGTCGTTTACTACCGTGTTCAAAACGCAACACTGGCAGTAGCCAACATCACCAATGCTGATGCGGCCACTCGTCTGTTGGCACAGACCACCCTGAGGAATGTGCTGGGTACAAAGAACCTATCAGAGATCCTTTCTGACCGTGAAGAAATCGCCCATAGTATGCAG TCCTCACTAGATGATGCCACAGATGACTGGGGTATTAAAGTGGAACGTGTGGAGATTAAGGATGTCAAACTGCCCCTGCAGCTCCAGAGGGCCATGGCGGCCGAGGCTGAAGCGTCCAGAGAGGCCAGAGCTAAG GTGATAGCCGCAGAGGGAGAAATGAATGCGTCACGGGCACTGAAGGAGGCATCTCTGGTGATCGCGGAGTCTCCCTCAGCTTTGCAGCTGCGCTACCTCCAGACCCTCAACACCATCGCAGCCGAGAAGAACTCCACCATCATTTTCCCCCTGCCCATTGACATGATGCAGTCCTTCCTGAAGCACTGA
- the gsna gene encoding gelsolin a isoform X2, producing the protein MVYHPEFERAGKEAGLQVWRIEKFDLVAVPENLYGAFYTGDAYVVLNTIKQRSGNLQYDLHFWLGDYCTQDESGAAAIFTVQMDDHLDGKPIQYREVQGYESKAFLGYFKKGLQYMKGGVASGFKHVVTNEVTVQRMLQVKGRRIVRATEVPVSWDCFNQGDCFILDLGNEIYQWCGSKSNRFEKLKATQLAKGIRDNERSGRARVYVCDEGVEREKMLEVLGEKPDLPEGVSDDIKADASNRKMAKLYKVSDASGGMTIALVAAENPFSQSALESSDCFILDHGSDGKIFVWKGKDANVEERKAAMKTADEFIKKMDYPKHTQVQILPEMGETPLFKQFFKNWRDVDQTDGLGVAYVSNSIAKIEKVPFDASTLHDSPAMAAQHGMIDDGNGEKQIWRIEGAGKVPVDPSTYGQFYGGDSYIILYNYRHGGRQGHIIYIWQGKDSSQDETGASAILGAQLDDELGGGPVQVRVVQGKEPAHLMSLFGGQPMVVHKGGTSRDGGQTAPAETRLFQVRSNSAGCTRAVEIDAMSTNLNSNDAFVLVTPAASFIWVGRGASDTEKQGAQQLCDILGVSPSELGEGGEDGSFWDALGGKADYRTSSRLKDKMNAHPPRLFACSNKTGRFIIEEVPGEMTQEDLATDDVMILDTWDQVFVWIGNDAHDEEKTEAMSSAARYIETDPANRDSRTPIVKIKQGFEPPTFTGWFLGWDHDYWSTDPLERAMAELEI; encoded by the exons ATGGTGTACCACCCTGAGTTTGAGCGAGCAGGTAAGGAGGCTGGGCTCCAGGTGTGGAGAATTGAGAAGTTTGATTTGGTGGCAGTTCCTGAAAACCTCTATGGAGCGTTCTACACTGGTGACGCTTATGTGGTCCTCAATACTATCAAGCAGCGTTCTGGCAACCTACAGTACGACCTCCACTTCTGGCTTG GTGACTACTGCACACAGGATGAGAGTGGGGCGGCTGCCATTTTCACAGTGCAGATGGATGACCATTTGGATGGAAAGCCCATCCAGTACCGTGAAGTTCAGGGCTATGAGTCCAAAGCTTTCCTgggatattttaaaaaagggcTGCAGTACATG AAAGGTGGAGTTGCATCTGGATTCAAGCATGTTGTCACCAATGAAGTTACAGTGCAGCGGATGCTACAGGTCAAAGGTCGGCGTATTGTCAGAGCAACAGAAGTGCCAGTCAGCTGGGACTGCTTTAACCAGGGAGACTGCTTCATCCTGGACTTGGGTAAT GAGATCTACCAGTGGTGTGGTTCAAAGAGTAACCGCTTTGAGAAGCTAAAAGCTACACAACTTGCAAAGGGCATTCGTGACAACGAACGCAGTGGACGCGCtcgcgtgtatgtgtgtgatgaAGGGGTTGAACGGGAAAAGATGTTGGAg gTTCTTGGAGAAAAACCAGACCTGCCTGAAGGAGTGTCTGATGATATCAAGGCTGATGCGTCCAATAGGAAGATGGCCAAACTCTACAAG GTGTCTGATGCCAGTGGAGGCATGACCATTGCCCTGGTGGCTGCTGAGAACCCGTTCTCCCAGAGTGCACTGGAATCAAGTGACTGTTTCATCCTGGATCACGGCTCAGATGGCAAGATCTTTGTTTGGAAAG GCAAAGATGCTAATGTGGAAGAGAGGAAGGCTGCCATGAAGACAGCAGATGAGTTCATTAAGAAAATGGATTACCCAAAGCACACACAGGTTCAGATTCTCCCGGAGATGGGCGAGACACCTCTATTCAAACAGTTCTTCAAAAACTGGCGTGATGTGGACCAGACAGACGGCCTGGGTGTTGCTTATGTCTCAAACAGCATCGCTAAGATCGAAAAGGTGCCGTTTGATGCTTCTACACTGCATGATTCACCAGCCATGGCCGCCCAACATGGAATGATCGATGATGGCAATGGAGAGAAACAG ATCTGGCGTATTGAAGGTGCAGGCAAGGTTCCAGTTGACCCCTCTACTTACGGCCAGTTCTATGGTGGAGACAGTTACATTATCCTGTACAATTACCGCCATGGAGGCAGACAGGGTCACATCATCTACATCTG GCAGGGTAAGGATTCCTCACAAGATGAGACTGGGGCATCTGCCATCTTGGGTGCCCAACTGGATGATGAGCTTGGAGGTGGACCTGTGCAG GTGCGGGTGGTCCAGGGTAAGGAACCTGCTCACCTGATGAGTCTGTTTGGAGGGCAGCCCATGGTGGTGCACAAGGGCGGCACCTCCAGGGATGGTGGTCAGACGGCGCCAGCCGAGACACGGCTGTTCCAAGTGCGCTCAAACTCCGCAGGGTGCACACGAGCGGTGGAG ATTGACGCAATGTCCACCAATCTGAACTCCAATGATGCCTTCGTCCTGGTGACCCCCGCTGCGTCTTTCATATGGGTGGGACGAGGAGCCAGTGATACAGAGAAACAGGGAGCGCAGCAGCTATGTGACATCCTTGGAGTGTCGCCCTCCGAGCTGGGTGAAGGAGGAGAGGATG GCAGCTTCTGGGACGCTCTGGGAGGAAAGGCCGATTACCGCACGTCCTCTAGGCTAAAGGACAAGATGAATGCCCACCCGCCACGTCTGTTCGCCTGCTCAAACAAAACTGGCCGTTTCATT ATTGAAGAAGTCCCTGGAGAAATGACCCAAGAAGACCTGGCTACAGATGATGTCATGATCCTTGACACCTGGGATCAG GTGTTTGTTTGGATCGGAAATGACGCTCATGACGAAGAGAAGACTGAGGCGATGTCTTCAG CTGCCCGATACATCGAGACAGACCCAGCCAACCGTGACTCTCGCACACCTATAGTGAAGATTAAACAGGGCTTTGAGCCGCCCACATTCACAGGCTGGTTCCTGGGCTGGGACCATGACTACTGGAGCACTGACCCCCTGGAGCGGGCCATGGCTGAGCTGGAGATCTGA
- the gsna gene encoding gelsolin a isoform X1, translating to MVYHPEFERAGKEAGLQVWRIEKFDLVAVPENLYGAFYTGDAYVVLNTIKQRSGNLQYDLHFWLGDYCTQDESGAAAIFTVQMDDHLDGKPIQYREVQGYESKAFLGYFKKGLQYMKGGVASGFKHVVTNEVTVQRMLQVKGRRIVRATEVPVSWDCFNQGDCFILDLGNEIYQWCGSKSNRFEKLKATQLAKGIRDNERSGRARVYVCDEGVEREKMLEVLGEKPDLPEGVSDDIKADASNRKMAKLYKVSDASGGMTIALVAAENPFSQSALESSDCFILDHGSDGKIFVWKGKDANVEERKAAMKTADEFIKKMDYPKHTQVQILPEMGETPLFKQFFKNWRDVDQTDGLGVAYVSNSIAKIEKVPFDASTLHDSPAMAAQHGMIDDGNGEKQIWRIEGAGKVPVDPSTYGQFYGGDSYIILYNYRHGGRQGHIIYIWQGKDSSQDETGASAILGAQLDDELGGGPVQMAGAPITTQVRVVQGKEPAHLMSLFGGQPMVVHKGGTSRDGGQTAPAETRLFQVRSNSAGCTRAVEIDAMSTNLNSNDAFVLVTPAASFIWVGRGASDTEKQGAQQLCDILGVSPSELGEGGEDGSFWDALGGKADYRTSSRLKDKMNAHPPRLFACSNKTGRFIIEEVPGEMTQEDLATDDVMILDTWDQVFVWIGNDAHDEEKTEAMSSAARYIETDPANRDSRTPIVKIKQGFEPPTFTGWFLGWDHDYWSTDPLERAMAELEI from the exons ATGGTGTACCACCCTGAGTTTGAGCGAGCAGGTAAGGAGGCTGGGCTCCAGGTGTGGAGAATTGAGAAGTTTGATTTGGTGGCAGTTCCTGAAAACCTCTATGGAGCGTTCTACACTGGTGACGCTTATGTGGTCCTCAATACTATCAAGCAGCGTTCTGGCAACCTACAGTACGACCTCCACTTCTGGCTTG GTGACTACTGCACACAGGATGAGAGTGGGGCGGCTGCCATTTTCACAGTGCAGATGGATGACCATTTGGATGGAAAGCCCATCCAGTACCGTGAAGTTCAGGGCTATGAGTCCAAAGCTTTCCTgggatattttaaaaaagggcTGCAGTACATG AAAGGTGGAGTTGCATCTGGATTCAAGCATGTTGTCACCAATGAAGTTACAGTGCAGCGGATGCTACAGGTCAAAGGTCGGCGTATTGTCAGAGCAACAGAAGTGCCAGTCAGCTGGGACTGCTTTAACCAGGGAGACTGCTTCATCCTGGACTTGGGTAAT GAGATCTACCAGTGGTGTGGTTCAAAGAGTAACCGCTTTGAGAAGCTAAAAGCTACACAACTTGCAAAGGGCATTCGTGACAACGAACGCAGTGGACGCGCtcgcgtgtatgtgtgtgatgaAGGGGTTGAACGGGAAAAGATGTTGGAg gTTCTTGGAGAAAAACCAGACCTGCCTGAAGGAGTGTCTGATGATATCAAGGCTGATGCGTCCAATAGGAAGATGGCCAAACTCTACAAG GTGTCTGATGCCAGTGGAGGCATGACCATTGCCCTGGTGGCTGCTGAGAACCCGTTCTCCCAGAGTGCACTGGAATCAAGTGACTGTTTCATCCTGGATCACGGCTCAGATGGCAAGATCTTTGTTTGGAAAG GCAAAGATGCTAATGTGGAAGAGAGGAAGGCTGCCATGAAGACAGCAGATGAGTTCATTAAGAAAATGGATTACCCAAAGCACACACAGGTTCAGATTCTCCCGGAGATGGGCGAGACACCTCTATTCAAACAGTTCTTCAAAAACTGGCGTGATGTGGACCAGACAGACGGCCTGGGTGTTGCTTATGTCTCAAACAGCATCGCTAAGATCGAAAAGGTGCCGTTTGATGCTTCTACACTGCATGATTCACCAGCCATGGCCGCCCAACATGGAATGATCGATGATGGCAATGGAGAGAAACAG ATCTGGCGTATTGAAGGTGCAGGCAAGGTTCCAGTTGACCCCTCTACTTACGGCCAGTTCTATGGTGGAGACAGTTACATTATCCTGTACAATTACCGCCATGGAGGCAGACAGGGTCACATCATCTACATCTG GCAGGGTAAGGATTCCTCACAAGATGAGACTGGGGCATCTGCCATCTTGGGTGCCCAACTGGATGATGAGCTTGGAGGTGGACCTGTGCAG ATGGCTGGTGCTCCCATCACCACTCAG GTGCGGGTGGTCCAGGGTAAGGAACCTGCTCACCTGATGAGTCTGTTTGGAGGGCAGCCCATGGTGGTGCACAAGGGCGGCACCTCCAGGGATGGTGGTCAGACGGCGCCAGCCGAGACACGGCTGTTCCAAGTGCGCTCAAACTCCGCAGGGTGCACACGAGCGGTGGAG ATTGACGCAATGTCCACCAATCTGAACTCCAATGATGCCTTCGTCCTGGTGACCCCCGCTGCGTCTTTCATATGGGTGGGACGAGGAGCCAGTGATACAGAGAAACAGGGAGCGCAGCAGCTATGTGACATCCTTGGAGTGTCGCCCTCCGAGCTGGGTGAAGGAGGAGAGGATG GCAGCTTCTGGGACGCTCTGGGAGGAAAGGCCGATTACCGCACGTCCTCTAGGCTAAAGGACAAGATGAATGCCCACCCGCCACGTCTGTTCGCCTGCTCAAACAAAACTGGCCGTTTCATT ATTGAAGAAGTCCCTGGAGAAATGACCCAAGAAGACCTGGCTACAGATGATGTCATGATCCTTGACACCTGGGATCAG GTGTTTGTTTGGATCGGAAATGACGCTCATGACGAAGAGAAGACTGAGGCGATGTCTTCAG CTGCCCGATACATCGAGACAGACCCAGCCAACCGTGACTCTCGCACACCTATAGTGAAGATTAAACAGGGCTTTGAGCCGCCCACATTCACAGGCTGGTTCCTGGGCTGGGACCATGACTACTGGAGCACTGACCCCCTGGAGCGGGCCATGGCTGAGCTGGAGATCTGA